One window of the Marinilactibacillus sp. Marseille-P9653 genome contains the following:
- a CDS encoding HD domain-containing protein, which yields MNEEIVLSTAEMVRSRLTGEGSGHDWFHIERVWNNAIKIGKAEKADLFVVQLAALLHDLADDKIVSSEAEGVSEINYWLEGEGVPSAIIEHVLSIIQTMSYKGGNNHLYGSLEAKVVQDADRLDAIGAVGIARTFVYAGSVGNPIFDPQYTVRENMTKKEYREGKSSAIHHFYEKLLKLKELMNTETAIQLAEDRHQFMEIYLEQFFKEYTLEEE from the coding sequence ATGAATGAGGAAATCGTCTTGAGTACAGCGGAAATGGTCCGCTCTAGATTGACAGGAGAAGGATCCGGTCATGACTGGTTCCATATCGAACGCGTTTGGAATAATGCAATTAAAATTGGTAAAGCTGAAAAAGCAGATTTATTCGTCGTTCAATTAGCTGCACTCCTGCATGATCTTGCAGACGATAAGATTGTTTCCAGCGAAGCGGAAGGTGTCTCTGAAATTAATTACTGGCTTGAAGGAGAAGGTGTACCGTCTGCTATCATTGAGCATGTTTTATCCATCATCCAGACAATGTCTTATAAAGGTGGGAACAACCACTTGTACGGGTCTCTGGAAGCGAAAGTGGTTCAAGATGCAGATCGCTTGGATGCTATTGGAGCAGTTGGAATTGCTAGAACCTTTGTATACGCCGGGAGTGTGGGCAATCCGATTTTTGATCCGCAGTATACTGTTCGAGAAAACATGACTAAAAAGGAATACCGCGAAGGAAAAAGTAGTGCAATCCATCATTTTTATGAAAAATTACTAAAACTAAAAGAACTTATGAATACCGAAACAGCCATCCAGCTTGCAGAAGACCGTCACCAGTTTATGGAAATCTATCTGGAACAATTCTTTAAAGAATACACGCTAGAAGAAGAGTAA
- a CDS encoding YaiI/YqxD family protein, with amino-acid sequence MKILIDADACPVKDVVIEEVKDKEIQVVLVSSIAHYSLQDYPEYVKRVYVEHGADSADFKIVQLAKLSDIIVTQDYGLASLLLPKGCIVLHHKGFQYSSDNINQLLETRHFSAMARKSGQRTKGPKAFTAEDKETFRKLFQQFL; translated from the coding sequence ATGAAAATTCTAATTGATGCTGATGCCTGTCCAGTGAAAGACGTTGTCATCGAAGAAGTTAAAGATAAAGAAATTCAAGTGGTTTTAGTTTCCAGTATTGCGCATTATTCTCTTCAAGACTATCCAGAATACGTAAAGCGGGTTTACGTAGAGCACGGTGCAGATTCCGCTGACTTTAAAATCGTTCAACTTGCTAAACTCTCAGACATCATCGTTACACAAGATTATGGTCTAGCTTCTCTTCTGCTCCCAAAAGGTTGTATTGTCTTGCATCATAAAGGTTTTCAATACTCTTCTGATAATATCAATCAGTTACTCGAGACAAGACATTTTAGTGCTATGGCACGTAAAAGTGGTCAGCGCACAAAAGGACCAAAGGCGTTTACTGCTGAGGATAAAGAAACTTTTCGAAAACTGTTCCAGCAATTCTTATAG
- a CDS encoding rhodanese-like domain-containing protein — protein sequence MPEITIEELKKHLDEVNLIDVREIEEFDQGHIEQARNIPLSTLEYQLDAFDPAKTYHVICRSGKRSARAGDILEQRGIKTVNVTGGMLAWEETVE from the coding sequence ATGCCCGAAATAACTATTGAAGAATTGAAAAAACACTTGGATGAAGTCAACTTGATCGATGTAAGAGAAATAGAAGAGTTTGATCAAGGGCACATTGAGCAAGCGAGAAATATACCGCTATCTACGTTAGAATATCAACTGGATGCATTTGATCCAGCCAAGACTTATCATGTGATTTGTCGCTCTGGTAAAAGATCAGCTAGAGCAGGGGACATTCTTGAACAGCGAGGTATAAAAACGGTCAACGTAACAGGTGGCATGCTAGCTTGGGAAGAAACAGTAGAATAA
- a CDS encoding alpha/beta hydrolase produces the protein MKKKTIATVLGGLGAAVGALTLTGNYFYKTAVANTKKPFIEEFDHATIHPDDPWAAEKQWYNDVDHEITHIVSEDGLKISGVYIPAAKPSDKVALIAHGYSGSLKDMAPFAKLFYDLGFNILVSDARGHGSSEGNYIGFGWHERNDYLRWIDQMIQRHGEQSEIVLYGISMGGATVLNVSGEQLPKQVKAIVEDCGFSSVEEEVTHQLKDMYKLPKFPLVQMTSLITKIRAGYWFEEASSLEQVKKNQTPTLFIHGDADHFVPTWMVYELYEANASPKELYIVPGAEHAYAYVTDKETYRSRVSHFLKHYVTLDHTL, from the coding sequence ATGAAAAAGAAAACAATCGCTACAGTATTAGGTGGACTAGGTGCTGCCGTAGGTGCTTTGACCTTGACCGGTAATTACTTTTACAAGACCGCTGTAGCCAATACGAAGAAACCTTTTATTGAGGAATTCGATCACGCTACCATCCACCCAGATGATCCATGGGCGGCTGAGAAACAATGGTATAACGATGTAGACCACGAAATAACGCATATTGTTTCTGAAGATGGACTAAAAATTTCAGGTGTTTATATTCCAGCAGCAAAGCCGTCAGATAAAGTCGCTTTGATTGCCCATGGTTATAGTGGTAGCTTAAAAGATATGGCACCTTTCGCCAAATTGTTTTATGACTTAGGGTTTAATATCTTGGTTTCTGATGCAAGAGGTCATGGTTCTAGCGAAGGAAATTATATTGGATTCGGCTGGCATGAAAGAAATGATTATTTAAGATGGATTGATCAAATGATCCAACGTCACGGGGAACAGTCCGAAATCGTTCTTTATGGCATTAGCATGGGTGGCGCCACTGTATTGAATGTCAGTGGTGAACAGCTACCGAAACAAGTTAAAGCCATCGTTGAAGATTGTGGATTCAGTTCCGTAGAAGAGGAAGTTACCCATCAGTTAAAAGATATGTACAAACTACCGAAGTTTCCACTAGTTCAAATGACCAGCCTAATCACAAAAATTCGTGCTGGTTATTGGTTTGAAGAAGCTAGCTCGCTTGAACAAGTTAAAAAAAATCAAACACCAACGTTATTCATTCATGGAGACGCTGACCACTTTGTCCCAACTTGGATGGTGTATGAGCTCTATGAAGCAAATGCTTCTCCTAAAGAACTTTACATCGTGCCTGGAGCAGAACATGCCTATGCCTATGTAACCGACAAGGAGACTTATCGTAGTAGAGTTTCTCACTTCCTTAAACATTACGTAACATTAGATCACACCTTGTAA
- a CDS encoding ion channel yields the protein MNWFFYISGIIVIGITIIDLIWTTLWVDGGVGPLSKRLAEMIWKVFNRLGNIKNKFCDFVGPITLVSTLFLWSFMIWAGFSLFFSGDPTSISNTSSPDSPIVWYERIYFTGFTLFTLGLGDNAPKAGFWQILTTLNSGVGILFLTLCASYIISVVDAVVQKRSLAMSITSLGNKSTEVIDNIWNGEDFHNIDLVLVDVSSKISQLTQQHHAYPLLHFYHSSNPKESASVAIAILDETLTVLKNGLAEENKTNFLLIKSTKSSIKTYLESLTEAVVTPSETTPPIPDIDPLIEKNVPLISAQDFEELFANQEERRKKLMGAIQIDHHQWPDQ from the coding sequence ATGAATTGGTTTTTTTATATCTCAGGAATTATTGTAATTGGAATAACGATTATAGATTTAATCTGGACGACGCTTTGGGTTGATGGTGGGGTAGGTCCGCTTTCCAAGAGATTAGCAGAAATGATTTGGAAAGTGTTCAACCGACTGGGAAATATAAAAAATAAGTTTTGTGATTTCGTCGGTCCGATAACATTAGTGAGCACGTTATTTTTATGGTCCTTTATGATTTGGGCGGGGTTTTCATTATTCTTTTCAGGAGATCCTACTTCTATAAGCAATACGTCCAGCCCAGATAGTCCAATCGTCTGGTATGAACGCATTTATTTCACTGGATTTACCTTGTTCACGCTCGGTCTTGGAGATAACGCACCAAAAGCAGGATTTTGGCAGATCTTGACAACTTTAAATTCAGGTGTAGGGATTCTATTTTTGACTTTATGTGCTTCGTATATTATCTCTGTTGTAGACGCCGTTGTTCAAAAACGCTCGCTGGCAATGAGCATAACAAGTCTTGGAAATAAAAGCACAGAAGTGATTGACAATATTTGGAATGGTGAGGATTTCCATAATATTGATTTGGTACTAGTAGATGTTTCTTCTAAAATCAGTCAGTTAACGCAACAGCATCATGCCTATCCTTTACTCCATTTCTACCATAGTAGTAATCCAAAGGAGTCTGCTTCTGTAGCGATTGCCATACTGGACGAAACGCTTACGGTTTTGAAAAATGGGTTAGCAGAAGAAAATAAAACGAATTTCTTACTGATTAAAAGTACAAAATCTAGTATAAAGACTTATTTGGAAAGCCTGACTGAGGCGGTTGTCACTCCTTCTGAGACTACACCGCCGATTCCTGATATAGACCCTTTAATCGAAAAGAACGTACCGCTGATATCTGCTCAAGATTTTGAAGAGTTATTTGCAAATCAAGAAGAGCGTAGGAAAAAACTGATGGGAGCCATACAAATCGATCATCACCAATGGCCGGATCAATAA
- a CDS encoding helix-turn-helix domain-containing protein yields the protein MAKYSQEFKLKLVKEYENGKLGYKSLAKKYGIPDSSPIRRWTNLYKTYGKEGLSPKKSKEVYPVHFKLDVLQFMKRTGSSYQETANSFGIRELSVIANWNQAFNKEGIEGLKPKKKGRPSMSKLPKKTKVNKSQSMSREQELERENELLRLENAYLKKVKAYEENPNAFLAEHKQGWHLSSKKKDID from the coding sequence ATGGCGAAATATAGTCAAGAATTCAAATTAAAACTTGTAAAAGAATACGAAAATGGCAAATTGGGATATAAATCACTAGCTAAAAAGTACGGTATACCAGATTCTTCTCCTATTAGAAGATGGACCAACCTTTATAAAACTTATGGAAAAGAAGGATTAAGCCCAAAGAAATCGAAAGAAGTCTATCCTGTTCATTTCAAATTAGATGTATTACAATTTATGAAACGAACAGGTTCTTCCTACCAAGAAACGGCTAATTCCTTCGGAATCAGAGAACTTTCTGTTATTGCGAATTGGAATCAAGCTTTTAACAAAGAAGGGATAGAAGGCCTGAAACCTAAAAAAAAGGGACGACCTTCTATGTCTAAATTACCTAAAAAAACAAAAGTGAATAAGAGTCAGAGTATGTCTAGAGAACAAGAGCTAGAGCGTGAGAATGAACTTCTTAGGTTAGAGAACGCTTATTTAAAAAAGGTAAAAGCTTACGAGGAGAATCCAAATGCCTTCCTCGCAGAGCACAAACAAGGTTGGCATTTGAGCTCAAAAAAGAAGGATATAGATTGA
- a CDS encoding IS3 family transposase, translating to MAFELKKEGYRLKDIFKVVGIPEATYHYHIKRTGAEDYDLSLKEQITDIFYQSKERYGYKRITDELNDAGIVINHKKVYRLMKELGLKCIKFTRKTRKNNSYKGTVGKVAKNNLNRRFNTSIPLQKLVTDITEFKCTGDQKLYFNPIVDLYNGEIISYSINKRPVLDLAMEPLKEAIKTIKQKATVRTTIHSDQGWHYQHKKWVNLLKQNKIFQSMSRKATCSDNAVIENFFGIMKQEMYHGEPKVSYEELREQIEEYIEWYNTTRRKKKLAGLNPVEYRTQASQSAA from the coding sequence TTGGCATTTGAGCTCAAAAAAGAAGGATATAGATTGAAAGATATTTTTAAAGTTGTGGGCATTCCTGAGGCTACGTACCATTATCATATAAAACGAACAGGCGCAGAAGATTACGATTTGTCTTTAAAAGAACAGATTACTGATATATTCTATCAATCCAAAGAGCGTTACGGATATAAGCGAATCACGGACGAATTGAATGACGCTGGAATAGTAATCAACCATAAAAAGGTCTATCGCTTAATGAAGGAGTTAGGGTTGAAATGTATTAAATTCACACGTAAGACTCGAAAAAATAACTCTTACAAAGGAACTGTAGGAAAAGTTGCCAAGAACAATTTAAACCGCCGGTTTAATACGTCAATTCCTTTACAGAAACTAGTGACTGATATCACTGAATTTAAATGTACTGGAGATCAAAAACTTTATTTTAATCCCATAGTAGATTTGTATAATGGTGAAATTATTTCTTACAGTATTAATAAGCGTCCTGTTTTAGATTTAGCAATGGAACCTTTAAAAGAAGCTATTAAAACGATAAAGCAAAAAGCTACTGTTCGCACTACGATTCATTCCGATCAAGGGTGGCACTATCAACATAAAAAATGGGTAAATTTATTAAAACAGAATAAAATCTTCCAGAGCATGTCTCGTAAAGCAACCTGTTCTGATAATGCCGTTATAGAAAACTTTTTTGGGATTATGAAGCAAGAAATGTATCACGGAGAACCTAAAGTAAGCTATGAAGAACTAAGAGAACAGATTGAAGAATATATTGAGTGGTACAATACCACTCGTAGAAAGAAAAAACTGGCTGGCTTAAATCCAGTAGAATACCGAACTCAAGCCAGCCAGTCGGCTGCATAA
- a CDS encoding histidine kinase N-terminal 7TM domain-containing protein gives MHGQLLAYISVTATSGVLNLYLFLYIFRKRHLYKSISSYFLPYIGTITIYCLGSAFGMLSSNLVEMKFWTTVLYCALPYASPLGLLFILKYLGFNLKKKQIAGLLIIPVITTTLVATNDFHHLYYRVYEIHPTLGAPFFYQEIGFWYLLQGILTFGCMLAGFLLLASRYREMSKQYRPQILALLFGQFLPMTTAFVYLVGLTPEGIDPVPMVMWISTLLYFWAINSSRLFSLMPVAKDVIFNSINDAVMVLDESLRLVEMNQACRRHFTQVNRSLIGLDIQDIWETLFETPFNMKIGMAEIKTQLNDEKIYQVRLSLLDPAHNVDGFLIIFTDITKVKKLQKVLTPKS, from the coding sequence ATGCATGGACAACTATTAGCTTACATATCCGTTACCGCAACATCGGGTGTTCTAAATTTATACTTATTTCTATATATTTTTCGTAAGAGACATCTGTACAAAAGCATATCTTCTTATTTTCTACCGTATATAGGCACAATTACCATCTACTGCTTAGGGTCTGCCTTCGGAATGCTTTCTTCAAATCTTGTTGAAATGAAATTTTGGACAACTGTTCTGTACTGTGCGTTGCCTTATGCTTCTCCATTAGGTTTGCTGTTTATTTTGAAGTATCTAGGATTCAATCTTAAAAAGAAACAAATTGCTGGATTATTAATTATTCCGGTGATCACAACCACTTTGGTAGCTACCAACGATTTTCATCATCTGTACTATAGAGTGTACGAAATCCATCCAACATTAGGCGCGCCTTTTTTCTATCAAGAGATTGGGTTCTGGTATCTACTTCAGGGGATTCTAACATTTGGTTGTATGCTAGCCGGTTTCTTGTTGTTGGCATCTAGATATAGAGAGATGTCTAAACAGTACCGTCCACAAATTCTGGCACTTCTTTTTGGGCAATTCCTACCTATGACGACAGCTTTTGTTTATCTGGTTGGTTTAACACCTGAGGGGATTGATCCTGTACCTATGGTGATGTGGATTTCGACCTTACTTTATTTTTGGGCCATCAATTCATCTAGATTATTCAGCTTGATGCCCGTTGCAAAAGATGTGATATTTAATAGTATTAACGATGCTGTTATGGTACTAGATGAATCTTTAAGGCTAGTTGAAATGAATCAGGCTTGTAGAAGGCATTTTACGCAAGTCAATCGGTCGTTGATTGGTTTAGATATTCAAGATATATGGGAAACCTTATTTGAGACACCGTTCAATATGAAAATTGGTATGGCAGAAATTAAAACGCAGTTAAACGATGAAAAAATTTATCAAGTACGCTTGTCTTTACTAGATCCTGCCCATAATGTAGATGGGTTTTTAATTATCTTTACGGATATCACAAAAGTCAAAAAACTTCAGAAGGTGCTGACCCCCAAAAGTTAG
- a CDS encoding glycine betaine ABC transporter substrate-binding protein — protein MFYQKSIGTLSIVSGALLLAGCSTGEGAEDTGETHLGEALDYTITGTEPGAGLTQMAKDTIETYDNLNGWDLQESSAAGMLTELDQAIRNEEPIIITAWAPHWKFEEYDIKFLEDPELTFGETESIHTVTRLGFEEDMPEAYKIIEQFNWEVEDMQDVMLEARDTPFEEVAAQWVEDNQDKVEEWVSGAEKGNGETVELLSTPWDTERASANVMKVVLDQHGFNTTISSVDPAIMFSAIAAGEGDVSLAPWLPGSHGAFMEEYGEDINDLGANLEGARSGLAVPAYMDIDSIEDIPNRN, from the coding sequence ATGTTTTATCAAAAATCTATAGGAACACTGTCAATTGTATCAGGGGCTTTGCTACTCGCAGGATGTAGTACCGGAGAAGGAGCAGAGGATACAGGAGAAACCCATTTAGGAGAAGCGCTCGATTACACAATCACCGGGACAGAACCGGGAGCAGGCTTAACTCAAATGGCTAAAGATACTATAGAGACATACGATAACTTGAATGGTTGGGATTTACAGGAAAGTTCTGCTGCTGGAATGCTGACAGAATTGGATCAAGCGATCCGAAATGAAGAGCCAATCATCATTACAGCTTGGGCACCACACTGGAAATTTGAAGAGTATGATATTAAATTTTTAGAGGATCCAGAACTGACTTTTGGAGAAACAGAGAGCATCCACACAGTGACCAGACTCGGATTCGAAGAGGATATGCCAGAAGCTTATAAAATCATAGAGCAATTCAACTGGGAAGTTGAAGATATGCAAGATGTTATGCTTGAGGCAAGAGACACGCCCTTTGAAGAAGTTGCTGCGCAATGGGTAGAAGACAATCAAGACAAAGTTGAAGAATGGGTATCTGGAGCAGAAAAAGGTAATGGAGAAACCGTTGAACTTCTTTCGACGCCTTGGGATACGGAACGTGCTTCAGCAAACGTCATGAAAGTGGTACTAGATCAGCACGGATTTAATACAACAATTTCTAGTGTTGACCCGGCCATTATGTTTAGTGCCATTGCAGCAGGTGAAGGAGATGTCAGTTTAGCACCTTGGCTACCAGGTTCTCATGGCGCGTTTATGGAAGAGTATGGAGAAGACATCAATGATTTAGGGGCAAACTTAGAAGGAGCCCGCAGCGGCTTGGCTGTCCCAGCGTATATGGATATTGATTCTATCGAAGACATCCCGAATAGAAACTAA